Genomic DNA from Desulfobacterales bacterium:
GGAAATCTGCCAAGATTCCTGTAACCCTTCACCCAAAGGAGGCACACCATGAATTTTTACAAACAACAGCACACGTACTATTGCGGCATCGACCTGCACGCCCGGAAAATGTATGTCTGCATCCTCGATCAAAAAGGAAAAGTGAAAGTTCACCAAAATATCAAAACAGACGCAGAACTGTTCTTCGAACTGATCTTCCCG
This window encodes:
- a CDS encoding IS110 family transposase; translated protein: MNFYKQQHTYYCGIDLHARKMYVCILDQKGKVKVHQNIKTDAELFFELIFP